A window from Chiroxiphia lanceolata isolate bChiLan1 chromosome 3, bChiLan1.pri, whole genome shotgun sequence encodes these proteins:
- the SERTAD2 gene encoding SERTA domain-containing protein 2 isoform X2, whose translation MLGKGGKRKFDEHEDGLEGKVVSPTDGPSKVSYTLQRQTIFNISLMKLYNHRPLTEPSLQKTVLINNMLRRIQEELKQEGSLRPMFVTASQPADPLSDNFREAQPAFSHLASQPLLPTDFVSTMPLESCLTPASLLEDDTFCTSPTVQHDGPTKPPPPALQPVKDSFSSALDEIEELCPAPTSAEAVAAETAADDSKAHPSESNIHKPEGLPESRTAESKLMDSLPGNFEITASTGFLTDLTLDDILFADIDTSMYDFDPCTSATGAASKMAPVSADELLKTLAPYSSQPVTPNQPFKMDLTELDHIMEVLVGS comes from the coding sequence ATgttggggaaaggaggaaagcgGAAGTTTGACGAGCATGAAGATGGGTTGGAAGGCAAAGTGGTGTCTCCCACTGACGGTCCCTCTAAGGTGTCTTACACCTTACAGCGTCAGACTATCTTCAACATTTCCCTTATGAAACTTTATAACCACAGGCCATTAACCGAGCCAAGCTTGCAAAAGACAGTTTTAATTAACAACATGTTGAGGCGAATCCAGGAAGAACTCAAACAAGAAGGCAGCTTGAGGCCCATGTTTGTGACCGCTTCCCAGCCTGCCGACCCTCTCAGCGACAACTTCCGCGAGGCCCAGCCGGCGTTCAGCCACCTcgcctcccagcccctgctccccactgACTTCGTAAGCACTATGCCCCTGGAATCCTGCCTCACCCCAGCCTCTTTGCTCGAGGACGACACTTTTTGCACTTCCCCGACTGTCCAGCACGATGGTCCGACGAAACCACCACCTCCCGCTCTCCAACCAGTAAAGGACAGCTTCTCCTCAGCCTTGGACGAAATCGAGGAGCTTTGTCCAGCACCTACCTCCGCAGAGGCAGTAGCAGCCGAAACAGCAGCCGATGACTCTAAAGCCCATCCCAGCGAGTCCAACATCCACAAGCCCGAGGGCCTCCCGGAGAGCAGAACGGCTGAATCCAAACTCATGGACTCTCTACCCGGCAACTTTGAGATCACAGCTTCCACAGGTTTCCTCACAGACTTGACCCTGGATGACATTCTGTTCGCTGACATTGATACGTCCATGTATGATTTTGACCCCTGCACGTCTGCCACGGGGGCTGCCTCAAAAATGGCTCCTGTCTCAGCAGATGAGCTCCTAAAAACTCTCGCTCCGTACAGCAGTCAGCCAGTAACTCCAAATCAGCCTTTCAAAATGGATCTCACAGAACTGGATCACATCATGGAGGTGCTTGTTGGGTcttaa